ATGTACTCGATTTTGTTCAGGGTGCAGTGAAGAAAGCCAAGGTCGATGGCAAAAGTGATGACGAATTGAAATCCATGCTAAATGGGGCTCGTAAAGGTGTGCTTCAGGGGATTGATGAAGCCAGTGAAGAGTTAAAAGGTATGGGCGCTTTCAATTCTGACATCGAAGATGGTATTGAAAAATCACGAGAAGGGATTTTTAAAGGTTTAGATGATTTCGAAAAAGAGCTGTTTGAAGAAAAATCGCCAAAGGCATTAGCGATCAGTGCCGCACAGTTTGCTAGCCTCTCTAATCAGGCTGAATATGCATTTACAACTGCTGAAGGGGATGAAGTCGTTATTTCATTCTCCGATGCGTATGCTCAGGGTACTGCTGCGAGTGTCGCGAAAAAAGGTAATGATTATGGCATGGCATATGGCACTAAGTCCTCTCACGAAGTCAGTTTCTCAATTAAGGTTAATGGTGAGTTGAACGAAGAGGAGCAGCAGGCAATTAACGATATGATGGAAGATATTCGTAACGTCAGTGACTCTTTTTTCGGTGGTGAATACGATGAAGCTTTCGATTTGGCAAAGTCGCTTAGTTTAAACTCAGATCAAATCACTAACTTCACGATGGATCTAAGACAAAGTAAAACGTCTGCTGCGATTGCTCAATATCAGCAAGGCAATCCAATGAAGGAGTTAGAGAAGGCATTTATGCCACTGAATAAGCAGTTAGCAGATATTCAAGAGCAAGCTAAGGGACTCAATGCCGATAATGAGTTGCCAAACCTACTTGCGTGGATGAATGAGGGTCAATCGAGACTAAATGAGTTTTTGGATTATGCTAGTAGCTTTTTCAGTAAACTGAATGAACTAAATAAAGAGCAAGTTGAGCAAAAACAAACAAGCTAAGCCAGTTTATTTTCTCGAGGACTCATGGCAAACTTCATACTTCATTGATTTGAGGTATGAAGTTTGTCGCATATTTTGGTTTTCGATTCGGGGATCGGTGGCACCAGTGTGCTGTCGCACTTAAGGGCATGTTTGCAGGGGGTTTCATTTAGTTATGTTATGGACAACGCTTTTCTCCCATATGGCCTTCAGCCTCAAGAGCTAATCAAATCACGTATCAAGGGTCTCATTAGCTGGCAACAACAATGCTTGAGCAATGTTGATCTTATCGTTATTGCATGTAATACCGCTTCAACATATGCATTGGAAGAAGCTAGAAAGCATACCCATATTCCAATCATAGGTGTGGTTCCCGCTGTTAAGCCTGCTGCGTTGAGTTCAAAGACTAAACACATCGCACTATTGGCAACTCCCGCAACGTCAAATAATGCTTATACTCATAAGCTCATCATGGATTTCACCTCTGGTTGTAAAGTTGAAACTCTGCATTCAACAGAGCTAGTAAGAATTGCCGAGCACTTTTATTGGCATAACGAGCTGGATAAAGAGGCACTTTGCGCGGAAATAGCTCGGCTTAACATTCCTGCCACTGTTGATAGGCTAGTGTTGGGATGTACACATTTTCCTTTGATAGCTCACGATATTAAGAATTGCTTACAGCAGCATGTTGAGCTGGTTGAATCAGGCAAAGCAATAGCGAATCGCGCAGTGTCATTGTTGGGAAGTCAAATAGTAGTAGGGGAAAAGGTGCCGAGTGCATCGGAAGTGCATTTTTACGCAACGGCACCAGTAATAGGTAGTAAAGAAGTAATCTCTATTATTAATTTAAATAAAGATTAATTAAGCGGGTGAGTGATCAATCTCACCTTCCGGCTTTTGCTTTGCTTCTCTTACTTT
The sequence above is a segment of the Pseudoalteromonas piscicida genome. Coding sequences within it:
- a CDS encoding DUF5610 domain-containing protein; this encodes MKIGQLNQLLNPAMQHKPGKSKGIGPNIQINSDSYAGNKSKLAAKILDDKLAEALGIEKPTQDKKDKPLFDFEAIVKNVLDFVQGAVKKAKVDGKSDDELKSMLNGARKGVLQGIDEASEELKGMGAFNSDIEDGIEKSREGIFKGLDDFEKELFEEKSPKALAISAAQFASLSNQAEYAFTTAEGDEVVISFSDAYAQGTAASVAKKGNDYGMAYGTKSSHEVSFSIKVNGELNEEEQQAINDMMEDIRNVSDSFFGGEYDEAFDLAKSLSLNSDQITNFTMDLRQSKTSAAIAQYQQGNPMKELEKAFMPLNKQLADIQEQAKGLNADNELPNLLAWMNEGQSRLNEFLDYASSFFSKLNELNKEQVEQKQTS
- the murI gene encoding glutamate racemase; this translates as MSHILVFDSGIGGTSVLSHLRACLQGVSFSYVMDNAFLPYGLQPQELIKSRIKGLISWQQQCLSNVDLIVIACNTASTYALEEARKHTHIPIIGVVPAVKPAALSSKTKHIALLATPATSNNAYTHKLIMDFTSGCKVETLHSTELVRIAEHFYWHNELDKEALCAEIARLNIPATVDRLVLGCTHFPLIAHDIKNCLQQHVELVESGKAIANRAVSLLGSQIVVGEKVPSASEVHFYATAPVIGSKEVISIINLNKD